Proteins encoded in a region of the Mycolicibacterium chitae genome:
- a CDS encoding cytochrome P450, with the protein MTDTQVADSVLIPDEIARQIVLPEGHVDEDALFAAYRWLRNNAPVGRVEVDGYDPLWLISKHADIMEVERQPQTFIAGGTNHCVLQTQAGDEFTKQLLGGHLRVMDALPYLDPPQHTEVKNIGIDWFRPANLKRWEDEIRANAKESVRRLIAEGDREIDVVNDFALAYPLHVMMTLFGVPPEDEPRMMALTQDFFGTNDPDTQREDVEPLSPEAAAQQWTATVADFNAYFDALVEDRRANPREDLATVIAAAKTPDGEYFPKSYSYGWFIAIATAGHDTTSTSVATILLQCAKQPELLDRVRADLSLVPDLVNEGVRWASAVKHFTRRAVTDYTLRGQEIKAGERLMLLFQSGSRDEDVMDRPEEFIIDRRPNKHIAFGYGPHMCIGMHLAKMEMRVLLEELLPVVEKIELTGEPKVALTNFVGGLRHVPARFTFAKA; encoded by the coding sequence ATGACGGATACCCAGGTCGCTGATTCGGTCCTGATCCCCGACGAGATCGCTCGCCAGATCGTACTGCCGGAAGGACACGTCGATGAGGACGCTCTTTTCGCGGCATACCGATGGCTGCGCAACAATGCGCCGGTCGGACGCGTGGAGGTGGACGGTTACGACCCCCTGTGGCTGATCAGCAAGCACGCCGACATCATGGAAGTGGAACGCCAGCCGCAGACGTTCATCGCGGGCGGGACGAATCACTGCGTGCTGCAGACGCAGGCCGGAGACGAGTTCACCAAGCAGCTGTTGGGTGGCCACCTCCGTGTGATGGATGCGCTGCCTTACCTCGATCCGCCTCAGCACACCGAAGTGAAGAACATCGGTATCGACTGGTTCCGGCCGGCCAACCTGAAGCGGTGGGAGGACGAGATCCGGGCGAACGCGAAAGAGTCGGTCCGTCGCCTGATCGCTGAAGGCGATCGTGAGATCGATGTGGTCAATGACTTCGCGCTCGCGTATCCGCTGCACGTCATGATGACCCTGTTCGGTGTGCCTCCTGAGGATGAGCCGCGGATGATGGCGCTGACTCAGGACTTCTTCGGCACCAACGACCCCGATACCCAGCGCGAAGACGTCGAACCGCTGTCCCCCGAAGCCGCTGCCCAGCAGTGGACGGCCACGGTGGCCGATTTCAACGCGTACTTCGACGCACTCGTCGAAGACCGGCGGGCAAACCCGCGTGAGGATCTCGCCACCGTCATCGCTGCCGCGAAAACCCCGGACGGGGAGTACTTCCCGAAGAGCTACAGCTACGGCTGGTTCATCGCGATCGCCACGGCCGGCCACGACACCACGTCCACCTCCGTCGCCACCATCTTGCTGCAGTGCGCCAAGCAGCCCGAACTGCTCGACCGGGTGCGGGCCGACCTGTCGCTGGTGCCGGATCTGGTCAACGAAGGGGTGCGCTGGGCGTCCGCGGTGAAGCACTTCACGCGGCGTGCCGTCACCGACTACACGCTGCGCGGGCAGGAGATCAAGGCCGGCGAACGGCTGATGCTTCTGTTCCAATCGGGCAGCCGCGACGAGGACGTGATGGATCGACCCGAAGAGTTCATCATCGATCGCCGACCGAACAAGCACATCGCATTTGGGTACGGCCCGCACATGTGCATCGGCATGCACCTCGCGAAAATGGAAATGCGGGTCTTGCTCGAAGAACTGCTGCCGGTCGTGGAAAAAATCGAACTGACGGGTGAACCGAAGGTCGCACTCACGAACTTCGTCGGCGGACTTCGGCACGTGCCCGCTCGGTTTACCTTCGCCAAAGCCTAA
- a CDS encoding 2Fe-2S iron-sulfur cluster-binding protein gives MDAAVNENLPGIDAECGGSCSCGTCHVHIDEAWYSVLGEPSDEERELLEFTAEYCERSRLSCQLVVTGECDGLRLTVPTREG, from the coding sequence ATGGATGCGGCTGTCAACGAGAACCTGCCCGGCATCGATGCCGAATGTGGGGGGTCCTGCTCCTGTGGGACCTGCCACGTTCACATCGATGAGGCCTGGTATTCGGTACTGGGAGAGCCATCCGATGAGGAACGCGAGCTCTTGGAGTTCACGGCCGAATACTGTGAGCGGTCCCGCCTTTCCTGCCAACTCGTGGTGACCGGTGAGTGTGACGGCTTACGTCTGACGGTCCCCACCCGCGAGGGTTGA
- a CDS encoding aldehyde dehydrogenase family protein — protein MTTVETTHHQMRIGGRDVDTAGKISIIDPSDGSVVATVPDGDASHVDDAVAAAKAAYESGVWSAKTPHERAAIMRAIVGAAREAADELIELEQAANGATIRQATGFHIGYALAHFEYFAGLAETYEWERAAPVSDFPALSQSVVHREPIGVVGAISPFNFPLLLTLWKVGPALAAGNSVVVKPDERTPLSMLAFARIAERNGLPPGVLNVVTGPGRVAGARLAEHPHVGKIGFTGSTSVGREIMRLASGTVKQVTLELGGKGPSIVLDDADLDMAVDGVLFGCFVYSGQICVSGTRALVPRRLHDEFVRRLVERAKTIVLGNTRDFDTDMGPVIDGKQQARILDHIRRAEVDGATVELGGSRPGGEQFERGFWVSPTILSGVTNDMPIAREEVFGPVLVVIAYDDDDEAVAIANDSDYGLAASIWSTDNGRALAIADRIQSGSVWINDAHQINCQVPFGGYKQSGIGRELGPDALDGYTEAKTVQVDLSTGLKAKPFGILLGHAE, from the coding sequence ATGACCACGGTCGAAACCACGCACCACCAGATGCGGATCGGTGGGCGCGATGTCGATACCGCGGGAAAAATCTCCATCATCGACCCCAGCGACGGATCCGTGGTGGCGACCGTGCCCGACGGAGATGCTTCCCACGTCGACGACGCCGTTGCCGCAGCCAAGGCAGCGTACGAAAGCGGAGTATGGTCGGCCAAGACGCCCCATGAGAGGGCTGCGATCATGCGCGCCATTGTCGGCGCGGCGCGCGAAGCGGCCGATGAGCTGATCGAGCTGGAACAAGCGGCCAACGGTGCAACCATTCGCCAGGCGACCGGCTTTCACATCGGTTATGCGCTGGCGCATTTCGAATATTTCGCCGGTCTGGCCGAGACCTACGAATGGGAACGTGCAGCACCCGTCTCGGATTTCCCGGCGCTCAGCCAGAGCGTGGTGCATCGCGAACCCATCGGGGTGGTCGGCGCGATATCTCCATTCAATTTCCCCCTGCTGCTGACGCTGTGGAAGGTTGGCCCCGCTCTGGCGGCGGGCAACAGTGTGGTTGTCAAGCCCGATGAGCGGACGCCGCTGTCGATGTTGGCATTCGCCAGGATCGCTGAACGCAATGGCCTACCCCCGGGCGTTCTGAATGTCGTCACCGGGCCCGGACGGGTCGCCGGCGCCCGCCTTGCCGAACATCCTCATGTCGGAAAGATCGGTTTCACCGGATCGACGTCGGTGGGCCGGGAAATCATGAGATTGGCCTCGGGAACGGTCAAACAAGTCACGCTGGAACTCGGTGGCAAGGGTCCGTCCATCGTGCTCGACGACGCTGATCTGGACATGGCTGTCGACGGCGTGCTGTTCGGGTGCTTCGTGTATTCGGGTCAGATCTGTGTATCCGGTACTCGCGCACTCGTTCCGAGACGGCTACACGACGAATTCGTGCGCCGGTTGGTCGAACGCGCCAAGACCATCGTCCTGGGCAACACGCGCGACTTCGATACCGACATGGGACCGGTGATCGATGGAAAGCAGCAGGCGCGGATCCTCGACCACATCCGGCGCGCCGAAGTCGATGGTGCCACCGTTGAACTCGGTGGCAGTCGACCTGGCGGTGAACAGTTCGAGCGCGGTTTCTGGGTGTCGCCGACCATCTTGTCCGGCGTTACCAACGACATGCCGATCGCCCGTGAGGAAGTGTTCGGCCCGGTACTGGTTGTCATCGCCTACGACGACGACGACGAAGCGGTCGCAATCGCCAATGACAGCGATTACGGTCTGGCGGCCAGCATCTGGTCCACCGACAATGGCCGGGCGCTGGCAATTGCGGATCGGATCCAGAGTGGCAGTGTGTGGATCAACGACGCACATCAAATCAACTGTCAGGTGCCTTTCGGCGGATACAAGCAGAGTGGCATCGGCCGTGAACTCGGGCCCGATGCGCTGGACGGTTATACCGAGGCGAAAACGGTGCAGGTGGATTTGTCCACCGGCCTGAAAGCGAAGCCGTTCGGCATCTTGCTCGGACATGCCGAGTGA
- the gnd gene encoding phosphogluconate dehydrogenase (NAD(+)-dependent, decarboxylating), producing the protein MRLIMIGAGRMGSALVQRLHGAGHTCVVYDQNPAAAAELEHCGAIVANSLAGAVDAGGPGPRIIWLMVPAALTGAVLGDLVPLLLSGDVVVDGGNSFYRDAVSRAQSLAEKGIEFVDVGTSGGIYGRDRGFCLMVGGTAAAVEQLRPIFETLSPGVHSAPRTQNRPDAVTTAEQGWLHCGPAGAGHFVKMVHNGIEYGQMAALAEGLAILRSAGAGTSDRRADAETAPLGDAHFYNYDFQLDDVAEVWRRGSVISSWLLDLTAASLSQDPDLERFSGRVADSGEGRWTVQAAVDLGVPAHVLTAALYQRFSSRGEAIYADKALSAMREAFGGHREVHV; encoded by the coding sequence ATGCGGCTGATCATGATCGGCGCGGGGCGGATGGGCTCGGCGCTCGTACAACGACTACACGGTGCCGGTCATACCTGTGTCGTCTACGACCAGAACCCAGCGGCGGCCGCGGAGTTGGAGCACTGCGGTGCCATCGTCGCGAACTCCCTTGCCGGCGCAGTCGACGCCGGCGGTCCGGGACCGCGGATCATCTGGTTGATGGTGCCTGCCGCGCTCACCGGAGCTGTCTTGGGCGACCTGGTTCCACTTCTGCTCAGCGGAGACGTTGTGGTAGACGGCGGCAACAGCTTCTACCGGGACGCCGTCTCGCGCGCCCAAAGTCTGGCCGAGAAGGGCATCGAATTCGTCGATGTCGGCACCAGCGGCGGCATTTATGGCCGGGATCGCGGCTTCTGCTTGATGGTCGGCGGGACTGCTGCCGCAGTCGAGCAACTGCGACCGATCTTCGAAACATTGTCTCCCGGTGTTCATTCCGCGCCACGAACGCAGAATCGTCCGGATGCCGTTACGACAGCCGAGCAGGGCTGGCTGCACTGTGGGCCCGCGGGTGCCGGTCATTTCGTCAAGATGGTGCACAACGGCATCGAATACGGTCAGATGGCAGCACTGGCCGAGGGGCTGGCAATACTGCGGAGCGCGGGTGCCGGCACCTCGGACCGCCGCGCCGACGCCGAGACCGCACCACTGGGTGACGCGCACTTCTACAACTATGACTTTCAGTTGGACGACGTCGCCGAGGTCTGGCGGCGCGGAAGCGTCATATCGTCCTGGTTGTTGGATCTCACCGCGGCGTCGTTGTCCCAGGATCCGGACCTCGAGAGGTTCTCCGGCCGCGTCGCCGATTCGGGTGAGGGGCGCTGGACCGTTCAGGCAGCCGTCGATCTCGGCGTCCCGGCCCACGTACTCACTGCGGCGCTCTATCAACGTTTCAGCTCCAGGGGTGAAGCGATCTATGCGGACAAGGCATTGTCCGCGATGAGGGAGGCGTTCGGTGGGCACCGGGAGGTCCACGTATAG
- a CDS encoding CaiB/BaiF CoA transferase family protein — protein MTGPLSGLKVVEFAGIGPAPFAAMLLGDLGADVVRIDRPSGHAGNPVSPDRDFLNRNRRSVALNLKTDDDIAFALGLIRDADVLIEGYRPGVMERLGVGPDVSLGVNPRLVYARMTGWGQDGPLADRAGHDIDYIARVGALFPIGTQQSDPVIPLNIVGDFGGGGMLLAFGILAAVHHASLTGTGQVVDAAITDGTALLTTMLHVWRSAGLWSDSRASNMLDGGAHFYHVYETADGRHLAVGAIEPQFYREFIGGLGFSPEDPTWTAGHQDRAMWPALTQQVAQRVRTRTLDEWSAIFDGTDACVAPVLSPAEAPFDPHNIARNTFLDVDGVTQPAPAPRFSGTPTTAPRSHPMPGQHSDEIRASVAASGGWPHRVRSEANTN, from the coding sequence GTGACCGGACCGCTGTCCGGGCTGAAGGTCGTCGAGTTCGCGGGAATTGGCCCTGCTCCGTTCGCCGCAATGCTGTTGGGCGACCTGGGCGCCGATGTCGTGAGAATTGATCGTCCCAGCGGGCACGCGGGTAACCCGGTCTCGCCGGACCGGGACTTCCTGAATCGCAACAGACGTTCCGTTGCCCTCAACCTGAAGACCGACGACGATATCGCTTTTGCGCTGGGCCTGATCCGCGACGCGGATGTGCTCATCGAAGGATATCGGCCGGGAGTCATGGAACGCCTGGGTGTCGGTCCCGACGTCAGCCTCGGCGTGAATCCGCGACTCGTGTATGCGCGGATGACCGGATGGGGGCAGGACGGACCTCTCGCAGACCGGGCGGGTCACGACATCGATTACATCGCCAGGGTGGGGGCCCTCTTTCCGATCGGCACACAGCAGTCCGATCCGGTCATCCCACTGAACATCGTCGGGGATTTCGGAGGTGGCGGAATGTTGCTTGCCTTCGGCATTCTCGCTGCCGTTCACCATGCCTCGCTGACCGGCACCGGACAGGTGGTCGACGCCGCCATCACCGACGGGACCGCACTGCTGACCACGATGCTGCACGTGTGGCGTTCGGCCGGACTGTGGTCGGATAGCCGCGCGTCCAACATGCTCGACGGTGGCGCGCACTTCTATCACGTCTATGAGACCGCAGACGGCCGCCATCTCGCCGTCGGGGCGATCGAACCGCAGTTCTATCGCGAATTCATCGGCGGTCTGGGATTCTCACCCGAGGACCCCACGTGGACTGCAGGACACCAGGACAGAGCGATGTGGCCGGCTCTCACACAGCAGGTCGCGCAACGGGTGCGAACCCGGACACTGGACGAATGGTCTGCGATCTTTGACGGCACCGACGCGTGTGTTGCGCCCGTGCTGTCCCCTGCGGAGGCACCCTTTGATCCGCACAACATCGCGCGCAACACGTTTCTCGACGTGGATGGGGTGACTCAGCCCGCACCCGCGCCCAGATTCAGCGGTACGCCGACGACCGCTCCCCGCAGCCATCCGATGCCGGGGCAGCATTCCGACGAGATCCGGGCCTCGGTTGCCGCGAGCGGCGGATGGCCGCACCGCGTGCGCAGCGAAGCGAACACGAACTGA
- a CDS encoding helix-turn-helix transcriptional regulator, translating into MTETDTQIDVGSHIDQAREILSRTAGFLGDRDSVHQSFSKWDLYAADAALSDAAAKLRERCAAGEEAMSKLQASALQLQAAQLQLTLKDTLLTVGSSRINAAHRAIHRLRDTRSLKALTERAPREVYEIGFTRVLFSRLENGIWYAYSAFVGDDAEQANTMVEAGLSNPRRLTHVLPECEMVRRGTPILVLNAVDDPRVYPELNNVTRSVGYVAAPVFSWGSAVGLLHADHHTGVQGVHELDRDVLGAFAEGLGTAFERNSLLERLRSMRQAASDYLQTANALADDFTVDVLDLAGPATPVAESMLTDEFISPPNTGRRAGPDSLADLTAREREVLKALATGRTNAQIAATLFVSEGTVKSHVKRILRKTGASTRTEAVSMLHRGRSATSDAV; encoded by the coding sequence GTGACTGAGACGGACACGCAGATCGACGTGGGATCGCACATCGATCAAGCTCGCGAGATCCTCAGTCGAACTGCGGGATTTCTCGGCGATCGCGATTCGGTCCACCAAAGCTTCAGCAAATGGGATCTGTATGCGGCAGATGCGGCGCTCTCGGACGCCGCTGCGAAACTGCGGGAACGCTGCGCCGCCGGCGAAGAAGCGATGAGCAAGCTGCAGGCCTCGGCCCTTCAGTTGCAGGCCGCCCAGCTGCAACTGACCCTCAAGGACACCCTTCTCACCGTCGGTAGCAGCCGCATCAATGCCGCTCATCGTGCGATTCACCGTCTCCGTGACACGCGGTCTCTGAAGGCGCTGACCGAGCGGGCGCCCCGCGAGGTGTACGAAATCGGATTCACCCGGGTGTTGTTCTCCCGCCTCGAGAACGGCATCTGGTACGCCTACTCGGCGTTCGTCGGGGACGATGCCGAGCAGGCGAACACCATGGTGGAAGCGGGATTGTCGAACCCACGCCGGCTCACCCATGTGTTGCCGGAGTGTGAGATGGTGCGCCGGGGAACCCCGATTCTCGTGCTCAACGCCGTCGATGACCCACGGGTGTACCCCGAGCTCAACAACGTCACCCGGAGCGTCGGCTATGTGGCCGCCCCGGTGTTCAGCTGGGGCTCCGCTGTGGGGTTGCTGCACGCCGATCATCACACCGGCGTCCAGGGTGTGCACGAGTTGGATCGAGATGTGCTGGGCGCATTTGCCGAGGGACTCGGGACCGCCTTCGAGCGAAATTCGCTGCTCGAACGCCTGCGGTCGATGCGCCAGGCCGCCAGCGACTACCTGCAGACAGCGAATGCGCTCGCGGACGATTTCACGGTCGACGTACTGGACCTGGCCGGGCCCGCGACGCCCGTTGCCGAATCGATGCTCACCGACGAGTTCATCTCGCCGCCCAACACCGGTCGGCGCGCCGGGCCGGACTCGCTTGCCGACCTGACCGCTCGCGAAAGAGAAGTCCTCAAGGCACTCGCCACCGGCAGAACCAACGCGCAGATTGCTGCCACCCTTTTCGTGAGTGAAGGCACCGTGAAATCTCACGTCAAACGCATCCTTCGGAAAACCGGGGCGAGCACCCGAACCGAGGCGGTGTCAATGCTCCACCGCGGACGGAGTGCCACCTCCGACGCGGTGTGA
- a CDS encoding enoyl-CoA hydratase-related protein: MTIDDPSQAVNTANENFRRQFPELLDQLEKDRDSITGVILTSAKRTFFAGADLASFATAGPEDVPAVHALLDDLKAGFRRLETLGVPVVAAINGAALGGGCELSLACHYRVAVDRPDVLIGLPEVSLGLLPGAGGIVRTVRMFGLAKALELILIPGTRFSPGGALEVGLVDELVGSDDDLVPAARRWLAAGPLSRKPWDERGYRIPGGSARDPETASMLALLPAKARKKTRGAPSDAVQAIVSTAVESTLVDFGNAQRIESRYCAQLVGGQVSSNIIKGTFFDVRSARARSRALTDGSGLQHRRVLILGDNPMGRGIEKLCQDAGLDTVVVDGVDDAITGHFDVLIETMFSDLASRTKVLSQVSELVGAGTAVATNSSWTALADLADHVADPSDLVGFHLFAPVDRMELAEIAIADTTNDHAKSVVVDLARAMNKTSIVVGGAAGFYANRVLAAFLGEALRLLSDGVSPAAIEQAAYQAGFPSGVLRLADAIGLPELRELIDAVTDHAADSDDSSPRTVLDTMVGELDRTGQVSGRGFYDYPEARRGHLWQGLQDQFAPATLEVGLVEIQERLLFAGALEAAACLDRKILHSVAEGNVGSILGVGYPIWTGGAVNYIQQYAGGPEGFAERARILAQSWGRRFDPAVLTAPIGSVVGAQS; encoded by the coding sequence GTGACTATCGACGACCCGTCGCAGGCCGTGAACACAGCCAACGAGAATTTTCGCCGCCAGTTTCCCGAGCTTCTCGATCAGCTCGAAAAGGACCGGGATTCGATCACCGGTGTCATTCTGACCTCGGCCAAGCGGACGTTCTTCGCCGGAGCTGACCTGGCATCCTTCGCAACGGCCGGACCCGAGGACGTCCCGGCCGTGCATGCCTTGCTCGACGATCTGAAAGCTGGATTTCGCCGACTCGAAACGCTGGGTGTACCCGTCGTGGCCGCCATCAACGGCGCTGCTCTCGGTGGTGGGTGCGAGCTCAGTCTGGCCTGCCACTACCGGGTCGCTGTCGATCGCCCGGACGTGTTGATCGGATTGCCCGAAGTCTCTCTGGGGCTGCTGCCCGGCGCGGGTGGAATCGTACGGACAGTGCGCATGTTCGGGTTGGCCAAGGCACTGGAACTGATCTTGATACCTGGCACACGGTTCAGTCCGGGGGGTGCGCTGGAGGTCGGTCTTGTCGACGAGTTGGTCGGCAGCGACGACGACCTGGTGCCGGCGGCCCGGCGGTGGCTTGCGGCCGGCCCGCTCTCGCGGAAACCCTGGGATGAACGCGGTTACCGGATTCCCGGTGGAAGCGCTCGCGACCCGGAGACCGCGTCGATGTTGGCTCTGCTGCCGGCAAAAGCCCGCAAGAAGACCCGCGGCGCCCCGTCGGATGCCGTCCAGGCGATCGTCTCCACGGCAGTGGAGAGCACCCTCGTCGACTTCGGCAATGCCCAAAGAATCGAGTCCCGGTACTGTGCCCAACTTGTCGGCGGTCAGGTGTCGTCGAACATCATCAAAGGGACATTCTTCGATGTGCGATCAGCGCGAGCGCGCTCACGGGCTCTGACGGACGGCTCAGGACTGCAGCACCGACGCGTACTCATCCTCGGTGACAATCCGATGGGACGAGGAATTGAGAAGTTGTGCCAAGACGCGGGTCTCGATACCGTTGTGGTCGACGGTGTCGATGACGCGATTACCGGTCACTTCGATGTCCTGATCGAAACGATGTTTTCTGACCTCGCCTCTCGCACCAAGGTTTTGAGCCAGGTGAGTGAACTTGTCGGCGCAGGGACAGCGGTCGCCACGAACTCGTCGTGGACGGCGCTCGCCGACCTCGCCGACCACGTCGCTGACCCGTCGGATCTAGTTGGTTTTCATCTGTTCGCCCCGGTCGACCGGATGGAGCTCGCCGAAATCGCCATCGCCGACACCACCAACGACCATGCCAAGTCCGTGGTGGTCGACCTCGCCCGGGCAATGAACAAGACGAGCATTGTTGTGGGCGGCGCGGCGGGCTTCTACGCCAACCGGGTACTGGCGGCCTTCCTCGGTGAGGCGTTGCGCCTACTCTCCGATGGAGTTTCGCCGGCCGCCATCGAGCAGGCCGCCTATCAGGCCGGTTTTCCCTCAGGTGTCCTTCGGCTTGCCGATGCAATTGGCCTGCCGGAACTTCGCGAACTGATCGATGCGGTGACAGACCACGCTGCCGACTCCGACGATTCGTCACCGCGCACAGTCCTCGACACCATGGTGGGAGAACTCGACCGGACCGGGCAGGTGTCCGGCAGGGGATTCTACGACTACCCGGAGGCCCGCCGAGGTCATCTGTGGCAGGGTCTGCAAGACCAGTTCGCACCTGCAACCCTCGAGGTCGGCCTCGTCGAAATTCAGGAACGCTTACTGTTTGCGGGAGCACTGGAGGCAGCGGCGTGCTTGGACCGCAAGATCCTGCACTCGGTGGCCGAGGGCAATGTCGGATCCATACTCGGAGTCGGCTATCCCATCTGGACAGGCGGCGCCGTCAACTACATCCAGCAGTACGCAGGAGGACCCGAAGGGTTCGCCGAACGCGCCCGAATCCTTGCGCAATCGTGGGGACGACGGTTTGATCCGGCTGTCCTGACCGCGCCGATCGGCAGTGTCGTGGGAGCCCAAAGCTAA
- a CDS encoding acetyl-CoA C-acetyltransferase, with translation MTDALIFDVLRTPRGKGRPSGALHTVKPIDLVVGLIEAMLQRQPNLDPDLIDDIVLGVVSPLGEQGSVLPRIAALAAGLPETAAGVQVNRFCASGLEAVNIAAQKVVSGWDSIVVAGGVESMSRVPMGSDRGAWFDDPATAFSTNYVPQGISADLIATIEGFDRGDVDAYAVSSQQRAKASWDEGRFAKSIVPVRDQNGALLLDRDEHLRPSSTVESLGELSPAFVPLGEAGFDAVALQQYPNVEAINHVHHAGNSSGIVDGAALVLIGSEEAGKQLNLTPRARIVATATSGADSTIMLTGPTPATRKLLSREGLDVDDIDLFEINEAFASVALKYARDLDLPMDRVNVNGGAIAMGHPLGATGAMLIGTVVDELERRNARRAVVTLCIGAGMGVATLVERI, from the coding sequence ATGACCGATGCACTCATCTTCGACGTCCTGCGTACACCTCGTGGCAAGGGGCGACCGTCCGGCGCTCTGCACACTGTCAAGCCGATCGATCTCGTCGTCGGTCTCATCGAGGCGATGCTGCAGCGCCAGCCGAACCTCGATCCCGATCTCATCGATGACATCGTCCTCGGAGTGGTGTCGCCGCTGGGGGAGCAGGGTTCGGTGCTGCCGCGGATCGCGGCGTTGGCTGCCGGATTGCCGGAAACTGCGGCCGGAGTGCAGGTGAATCGCTTCTGTGCCTCGGGATTGGAGGCGGTGAACATTGCGGCGCAGAAGGTTGTCTCCGGCTGGGACTCGATCGTCGTCGCAGGCGGAGTCGAGTCGATGTCCCGTGTACCCATGGGATCCGATCGTGGCGCGTGGTTCGATGATCCGGCTACCGCCTTCTCGACAAATTATGTGCCACAAGGTATTTCGGCTGACCTGATCGCCACGATAGAGGGGTTCGATCGCGGGGACGTGGATGCGTATGCGGTCAGCTCGCAGCAACGCGCCAAGGCCAGTTGGGACGAGGGACGATTCGCGAAATCGATTGTCCCGGTCCGCGATCAGAACGGCGCGCTACTACTTGATCGTGATGAGCATCTGCGTCCGTCCAGTACCGTGGAGTCGCTCGGTGAATTGAGTCCGGCGTTCGTACCGCTCGGAGAGGCGGGCTTCGATGCGGTCGCGCTGCAGCAGTACCCGAACGTAGAGGCGATCAATCACGTTCACCACGCCGGCAACTCATCCGGAATCGTCGATGGTGCAGCGTTGGTGCTCATCGGGTCGGAAGAGGCGGGCAAGCAGCTGAATCTCACGCCGCGTGCCCGGATCGTGGCGACGGCGACCTCCGGGGCAGACTCGACGATCATGCTGACCGGACCCACACCCGCGACTCGGAAGCTGTTGTCGCGGGAGGGACTCGACGTCGATGACATCGACCTTTTTGAGATCAACGAAGCATTCGCTTCCGTGGCGCTGAAGTACGCACGCGACCTGGATCTACCCATGGATCGTGTCAACGTCAACGGGGGCGCCATCGCCATGGGGCATCCCCTGGGTGCCACCGGTGCCATGTTGATCGGAACCGTCGTCGATGAACTCGAACGGCGCAACGCCCGTCGCGCGGTGGTGACCTTGTGTATCGGGGCGGGTATGGGCGTCGCAACACTCGTCGAGCGCATCTAA